A portion of the Algisphaera agarilytica genome contains these proteins:
- a CDS encoding nuclear transport factor 2 family protein yields MKTALSLVLTASALSACGAPQATTPEATMEPTNAQKAVALLNSIETGDTSAVAYINPEQYTQHNLAVADGLAGFGEVLAALPEGSAKVSVQRVLTDGDYVITHTEYDFFGPKVGFDIFRFEDGLIVEHWDNLQELVAETASGRTQIDGPTEVTDLELTEANKALVKGFVADVLMGGSPEKITQYIHPDNYAQHNPAVGDGLAALGAAMKAMAEAGTPMVYEKNHAVFGEGNFVLTVSEGVFLGQPTSFYDLFRIDGGKIVEHWDAIETIPPRDEWKNDNGKFGFPGME; encoded by the coding sequence ATGAAAACCGCACTCTCGCTCGTCCTGACCGCATCGGCCCTGTCGGCCTGCGGCGCCCCACAAGCCACCACCCCAGAGGCCACCATGGAACCGACCAACGCCCAGAAAGCCGTAGCCCTCCTCAACAGCATCGAGACCGGCGACACCTCGGCGGTTGCCTACATCAACCCCGAGCAATACACCCAGCACAACCTCGCGGTCGCCGACGGGCTGGCCGGGTTTGGCGAGGTGCTGGCGGCCCTCCCCGAAGGCAGCGCCAAGGTCTCGGTCCAACGCGTGCTGACGGACGGCGACTACGTCATCACCCACACCGAGTACGACTTCTTCGGCCCCAAGGTCGGCTTCGACATCTTCCGTTTCGAAGACGGGCTGATTGTCGAGCACTGGGACAACCTCCAGGAGCTGGTGGCCGAAACCGCGTCAGGCCGAACCCAGATCGACGGCCCGACCGAAGTGACCGACCTGGAGCTGACCGAGGCGAACAAAGCGCTGGTCAAGGGGTTTGTCGCGGACGTGCTGATGGGTGGTTCGCCGGAGAAGATCACGCAGTACATCCACCCGGACAACTACGCCCAGCACAACCCCGCGGTAGGCGACGGCTTGGCGGCGTTGGGCGCGGCGATGAAGGCGATGGCCGAGGCGGGCACGCCCATGGTCTACGAGAAGAACCACGCGGTCTTCGGCGAGGGCAATTTCGTGTTGACCGTGAGCGAAGGCGTCTTCCTTGGCCAGCCCACGAGCTTCTACGATCTGTTCCGGATCGACGGCGGCAAGATTGTCGAGCACTGGGACGCGATCGAAACCATCCCGCCCCGCGACGAATGGAAGAACGACAACGGCAAGTTCGGCTTCCCCGGCATGGAGTGA
- a CDS encoding nuclear transport factor 2 family protein: MSESLQATLAVGKQLVDYCNQGQHREAINELYADDAKHIEACAMGDDMPQVTEGKEALLKMNDWWDNAHDVHGMEIKGPFPHDNGSFAVWMSIDCTAKEGPMAGQRMQMEEVCLYAVKDGKISQVEFYWDPTGYGA; this comes from the coding sequence ATGAGCGAATCCCTGCAAGCCACCCTCGCCGTGGGCAAACAACTCGTGGACTACTGCAACCAAGGCCAGCACCGCGAAGCCATCAACGAGCTGTACGCCGACGACGCCAAGCACATCGAAGCTTGTGCGATGGGCGACGACATGCCCCAGGTCACCGAGGGCAAGGAAGCCCTGCTGAAGATGAACGACTGGTGGGACAACGCCCACGACGTCCACGGCATGGAGATCAAGGGCCCGTTCCCCCACGACAACGGCAGCTTCGCCGTGTGGATGTCCATCGACTGCACCGCCAAGGAAGGCCCCATGGCCGGCCAACGCATGCAGATGGAAGAGGTCTGCCTCTACGCTGTGAAGGACGGCAAGATCAGCCAGGTCGAGTTCTACTGGGACCCCACGGGCTACGGCGCGTAA
- a CDS encoding SRPBCC family protein produces MTSSPTQPSAMIRLHKHVQASPARVFEALTTAEQYTHWFAPDPNVTCGEVLIEPRVGGRFRFEMVTPDGSKHVGVGTFTEVIENQKISYTWSWESQPDFGANSQVTWELFETENHYAPGEPATEIVLTHDKLHTSAERSEHTGGWWQCLRALGYHVRGVDPREAIYGKPAANAS; encoded by the coding sequence ATGACCTCGTCCCCCACCCAACCCTCAGCCATGATCCGCCTGCACAAGCATGTCCAGGCTTCCCCCGCCCGCGTGTTCGAAGCGCTGACGACCGCCGAGCAATACACACATTGGTTCGCACCCGACCCCAACGTGACCTGCGGCGAGGTCCTCATCGAGCCCCGAGTCGGCGGCCGATTCCGCTTCGAGATGGTCACGCCCGACGGCAGCAAGCACGTCGGCGTCGGCACGTTCACCGAAGTCATCGAGAACCAGAAGATCAGCTACACCTGGTCCTGGGAAAGCCAGCCGGACTTCGGCGCCAACTCCCAGGTCACCTGGGAACTCTTCGAAACCGAAAACCACTACGCCCCCGGCGAGCCCGCCACGGAGATCGTGCTCACCCACGACAAACTCCACACCTCCGCCGAGCGCAGCGAACACACCGGCGGCTGGTGGCAGTGCCTCCGCGCCCTGGGCTACCACGTCCGCGGCGTCGACCCCCGCGAGGCGATATACGGCAAACCCGCCGCCAACGCGTCGTAA
- a CDS encoding TfoX/Sxy family protein: MPSDPAVSKRVRSAIADRGFEERFFFGGDAWFFQGNFAIGIYHDQLTCRIGVDAANTAIDDGLARPMDITGKPMKGWVFVDPPDFDTKAKLVDWIDQTADFVSTLPAKAPKAKTKK; the protein is encoded by the coding sequence ATGCCCAGCGACCCCGCCGTGTCCAAACGTGTCCGCAGCGCCATCGCCGACCGCGGCTTCGAGGAACGTTTCTTCTTCGGCGGCGACGCCTGGTTCTTCCAAGGCAACTTCGCGATCGGCATCTACCACGACCAGCTCACCTGCCGCATCGGCGTGGACGCGGCCAACACCGCCATCGACGACGGCCTCGCCCGGCCCATGGACATCACCGGCAAGCCCATGAAGGGCTGGGTCTTCGTCGACCCGCCCGACTTCGACACCAAGGCCAAGCTCGTCGACTGGATCGACCAGACCGCCGACTTCGTTTCCACCCTTCCCGCCAAGGCCCCCAAAGCCAAGACCAAAAAGTAG
- a CDS encoding ArsR/SmtB family transcription factor, whose protein sequence is MPQPDPDAMDRTFAALADPTRRAILARMAAETTGEGVRVTELAAPFVDAASGGMSLPAVSKHLRVLERAGLLKQEKDGRVRRCHLVAGPLKDAHDWVAFYRKFWSDRLDALADFLESENDDPSGGE, encoded by the coding sequence ATGCCTCAACCCGATCCCGACGCGATGGACCGCACCTTCGCCGCCCTGGCCGACCCCACCCGCCGGGCGATCCTGGCGCGCATGGCCGCGGAAACCACCGGCGAAGGCGTCCGCGTCACCGAGCTCGCGGCGCCGTTCGTCGATGCCGCTTCCGGGGGCATGAGCCTGCCCGCGGTGAGCAAGCACCTGCGTGTGTTGGAGCGGGCCGGGCTGCTCAAGCAAGAGAAAGACGGCCGGGTCCGGCGGTGCCACCTCGTCGCCGGGCCGTTGAAAGACGCCCACGACTGGGTCGCCTTCTACCGCAAATTCTGGAGCGACCGCCTCGATGCGCTGGCCGACTTCCTCGAATCCGAGAACGACGACCCGAGCGGAGGGGAATGA
- a CDS encoding HAD family hydrolase codes for MIKPHHRALVFDCDGTLADSMPVHWIAWHETLKKHELDHLLPHDRFMAFGGVPAVQILDILAKESGRTLDARAIMLEKYDAYYEHADKITRIEPIVELALEYKGKLPIAVATGSTRTGITNTLQAIGMTDHFDAVVCADDVENHKPHPETFLVAAEKLGVDPKHCLAFEDAPPGLESARAAGMDVIDVNDILATA; via the coding sequence ATGATTAAGCCCCACCACCGCGCCCTGGTCTTCGACTGCGACGGCACGCTTGCCGACTCCATGCCCGTCCACTGGATCGCCTGGCACGAAACGCTGAAGAAGCACGAGCTCGACCACCTGTTGCCCCACGACCGCTTCATGGCGTTCGGCGGCGTGCCGGCGGTGCAGATCCTCGACATCCTCGCCAAGGAGTCAGGCCGAACGCTCGACGCCCGGGCGATCATGCTCGAGAAGTACGACGCCTACTACGAGCACGCCGACAAGATCACGCGTATCGAGCCGATCGTGGAGTTGGCCCTGGAGTACAAGGGCAAGCTGCCCATCGCCGTCGCCACCGGAAGCACCCGCACCGGCATCACCAACACGCTCCAAGCCATCGGCATGACCGACCACTTCGACGCGGTGGTTTGCGCGGACGACGTCGAGAACCACAAGCCCCACCCCGAGACGTTCCTCGTCGCCGCGGAGAAGCTCGGCGTGGACCCGAAGCACTGCCTCGCCTTCGAAGACGCCCCGCCCGGCCTCGAGAGCGCCCGCGCGGCGGGCATGGACGTCATCGACGTCAACGACATTCTCGCGACGGCTTGA
- a CDS encoding DUF1476 domain-containing protein, producing the protein MSGYEERKRGMETQLAHDSELNFKVRNRRNRLLGEWAAFQLGLEGKDAMAYAQDVVHADFSEPGEDDVARKVMDDFKTYGVAVTPASLRHRMAMLMGQAERQVHDEV; encoded by the coding sequence ATGTCGGGTTACGAAGAACGCAAACGTGGTATGGAAACTCAACTCGCCCACGACAGTGAGTTGAACTTCAAAGTCAGGAACCGGCGGAACCGCCTGCTCGGCGAGTGGGCCGCATTCCAACTCGGGCTCGAAGGCAAAGACGCGATGGCCTACGCACAAGACGTGGTCCACGCCGACTTCAGCGAGCCGGGCGAAGACGACGTCGCACGCAAGGTCATGGATGATTTCAAGACCTACGGCGTCGCCGTCACCCCCGCCTCGCTGCGACACCGCATGGCCATGCTCATGGGCCAAGCCGAGCGTCAGGTGCACGACGAGGTCTGA
- a CDS encoding NAD(P)/FAD-dependent oxidoreductase, producing the protein MTESNLPHEKVVIIGSGPAGWTAAIYAARAELSPLVFPGRAAGKDLLPGGQLMLTTEVENYPGFPDGKTGPELMTEFFKQALRFDTRVVTDAGVKKQEDLDMNFGLFNVFQNVKSVDLSKRPFHVIGDGGYEVLADSVIIATGAKANWLGLENEMRLAQTGGGVSACAVCDGALPMFRDAVLGVVGAGDTAVEEATYLAKFASKVVMFVRRDEMRASKIMQQRVFDNPKIEVMWDTSITEVLGDEKITGVELINNKTQETSSMELGGLFMAIGHTPITDFLDGQLEADDAGYLILDDPYRSTTKIPGVFLAGDVADHVYRQAVTAAGMGCKAAIDAERWLAEQEAEPATATA; encoded by the coding sequence ATGACTGAATCCAACCTGCCTCACGAAAAAGTTGTCATCATCGGCTCCGGCCCCGCGGGCTGGACCGCCGCCATCTACGCCGCCCGGGCCGAACTCTCGCCTCTGGTCTTCCCCGGCCGCGCCGCGGGCAAGGACCTCCTGCCCGGCGGTCAGCTCATGCTCACCACCGAGGTCGAAAACTACCCCGGCTTCCCCGACGGCAAGACCGGCCCCGAGCTCATGACCGAGTTCTTCAAACAAGCCCTGCGCTTCGACACCCGCGTCGTCACCGACGCCGGCGTGAAGAAACAGGAAGACCTGGACATGAACTTCGGCCTGTTCAACGTCTTCCAGAACGTGAAGTCCGTCGATCTGTCCAAGCGGCCGTTCCACGTCATCGGTGACGGCGGCTACGAAGTCCTGGCCGACTCGGTCATCATCGCCACCGGCGCGAAGGCCAACTGGCTCGGCCTGGAAAACGAGATGCGTCTGGCCCAGACCGGCGGCGGTGTCAGCGCGTGTGCGGTGTGCGACGGGGCGCTGCCGATGTTCCGCGACGCCGTGCTGGGTGTTGTGGGCGCCGGCGATACAGCCGTGGAAGAAGCGACCTACCTCGCGAAGTTCGCGAGCAAGGTGGTGATGTTTGTCCGCCGTGACGAGATGCGGGCGAGCAAGATCATGCAGCAACGCGTGTTCGACAACCCCAAGATCGAAGTCATGTGGGACACCTCCATCACGGAAGTCCTCGGCGACGAGAAGATCACCGGCGTCGAACTGATCAACAACAAAACCCAAGAAACCAGCTCGATGGAGCTCGGAGGCTTGTTCATGGCCATCGGCCACACGCCGATCACCGATTTCCTCGACGGCCAACTCGAAGCCGACGACGCGGGCTACCTGATCCTCGACGATCCGTACCGCAGCACCACCAAGATCCCCGGCGTGTTCCTCGCCGGCGACGTGGCCGACCACGTGTATCGCCAAGCGGTGACCGCCGCGGGTATGGGCTGCAAAGCCGCGATCGACGCCGAGCGCTGGCTCGCCGAACAGGAAGCCGAGCCCGCGACGGCCACGGCCTGA
- a CDS encoding cysteine-rich CWC family protein, translating to MPPNDLSLPLAPSRCPLCGGFNQCAVAQGQDPKACWCMSVTVPASLTEQLPPEAVGKSCICGACVEAWNTRGVLRRYAD from the coding sequence GTGCCCCCCAACGACCTATCCCTGCCCCTGGCCCCGAGCCGCTGCCCGCTGTGCGGCGGTTTCAACCAATGCGCGGTCGCCCAGGGACAGGACCCCAAAGCCTGCTGGTGCATGAGCGTGACGGTGCCGGCCTCTCTGACCGAGCAGCTACCCCCCGAGGCGGTGGGGAAATCGTGCATCTGCGGGGCGTGCGTCGAGGCCTGGAATACCCGCGGGGTGCTCCGGCGTTATGCCGATTAA
- a CDS encoding (2Fe-2S)-binding protein yields the protein MKIDRCICTQRTFCDLIDTARAEGLSLPQLVEQTSASACCTMCGPYLRRAYRTGQTTFGYLLSQDDEPYATADDKTAAAPLVQG from the coding sequence ATGAAGATCGACCGTTGCATCTGTACCCAACGCACGTTCTGCGACCTGATCGACACCGCTCGGGCCGAGGGGCTGTCGCTGCCGCAACTGGTCGAACAAACCAGCGCCTCGGCCTGCTGCACCATGTGCGGGCCGTACCTCCGCCGGGCCTATCGCACGGGCCAGACCACGTTCGGCTACCTGCTGTCGCAGGACGACGAGCCCTACGCCACCGCCGACGACAAGACCGCCGCCGCCCCGCTAGTGCAGGGCTGA
- a CDS encoding type II secretion system protein: MPRQRHRHPGFTLIELLVSIAIIALLIGLLLPTLGRARSAARSTLCLSNLRQTGTALLLYAQDYDGRMVTHSQVLPSGRLWWFGFEPGGAAPGATLRPLDKTRSPLATYFGGDIYEGLACPDFPDDSDRFVEKFEVSSAHFGYNGGIVWPFPNAEPRRLIEVTQASEVFAFADAIHQDFTDDFYEPHSMAYRKTGFVAGTTHFRHPNTTANLVYLDGHASSIQPPPTENVWTTIGETPVANPDTGDGEGTIYGFPTWTSF, encoded by the coding sequence ATGCCCAGGCAACGTCACCGCCATCCCGGCTTTACCTTGATCGAACTGCTTGTTTCGATCGCGATCATCGCGCTGCTGATCGGCCTGCTCCTGCCTACGCTGGGGCGGGCCCGATCGGCCGCGAGGTCGACCCTCTGTCTGAGCAACCTCCGACAGACCGGGACCGCTTTGCTGCTCTACGCCCAGGACTACGACGGACGGATGGTCACACACTCCCAGGTGTTGCCCAGCGGCCGGCTGTGGTGGTTCGGCTTCGAACCCGGGGGGGCCGCCCCCGGCGCAACGCTACGGCCGCTCGACAAAACCCGCAGCCCACTCGCCACCTATTTCGGCGGCGATATCTACGAAGGCCTGGCTTGCCCCGATTTCCCCGACGACAGCGATCGCTTCGTCGAGAAATTCGAGGTCAGCTCGGCCCACTTTGGATACAACGGCGGCATCGTTTGGCCGTTCCCCAACGCCGAGCCCCGAAGGCTCATCGAAGTCACCCAAGCCAGCGAGGTGTTCGCTTTCGCTGACGCCATCCACCAGGACTTCACCGACGACTTCTACGAGCCCCACTCCATGGCCTACCGCAAGACCGGCTTCGTCGCCGGCACCACCCACTTCCGCCACCCCAACACCACCGCCAATCTCGTCTACCTCGACGGCCATGCCAGCTCGATTCAACCCCCACCCACCGAAAACGTCTGGACCACCATCGGCGAGACCCCCGTCGCCAACCCCGACACCGGCGACGGCGAGGGCACGATCTACGGCTTCCCGACGTGGACCTCGTTTTAA
- a CDS encoding PEP-CTERM sorting domain-containing protein, translating into MKNRSLSLSPFRTMVRLSQALALAFALLVFTQTASAQVLPGYSVGTGANTSYLVLDFGFVGGNAYEFSYSYDGTATGEDLLLALDSDGSLVVDRQFFDFGGGPSIFVNGFSFDGFSEIPVFEGSQGESWSYWVSDTTPLVPSDWTSSSVGSTDRVLANGSYDGFTLNVSPFNGGGFSPTNDPPAVVPEPAALVLLGSGVLLGCVRRQRRD; encoded by the coding sequence TTGAAGAATCGATCCCTATCGCTGTCCCCCTTCCGCACCATGGTCCGCTTGAGCCAAGCCCTGGCCCTTGCCTTTGCGCTCTTGGTGTTCACCCAGACCGCGTCGGCCCAGGTTCTGCCCGGCTACAGCGTCGGCACGGGGGCCAACACCTCGTACCTCGTCCTGGACTTCGGCTTTGTCGGCGGCAACGCGTATGAGTTCTCCTACTCCTACGACGGCACCGCGACCGGTGAAGACCTGCTCCTGGCGCTCGACAGCGACGGATCGCTGGTCGTCGATCGCCAGTTCTTCGATTTCGGCGGCGGCCCGTCGATTTTCGTCAACGGCTTCAGCTTCGATGGCTTCAGTGAGATCCCCGTGTTCGAAGGCTCCCAAGGCGAGAGCTGGTCGTACTGGGTGAGCGACACGACTCCGCTGGTGCCCAGCGACTGGACCAGCTCGAGTGTTGGCTCCACCGACCGTGTCCTGGCCAACGGCTCCTATGACGGCTTCACGCTTAACGTGTCGCCTTTCAACGGCGGCGGCTTCTCGCCCACCAACGACCCGCCGGCCGTGGTGCCCGAACCCGCGGCCCTCGTGCTGCTGGGTAGCGGCGTCCTGCTGGGTTGCGTCCGCCGTCAACGCCGAGACTGA
- a CDS encoding glycosyltransferase family 4 protein, whose product MGMILIDGRTIGPHLSGIGRYTLNLLAGLDAAHAQSPLQGGRVRVWMQPQVLQSPAVPDAIKRSGALDLIEYPDAPQRFSSMARGHRELRRLGVELVHCPDVFVPWRTSCRRVVTVHDVIPLVCRGQLKKSRKQKFRIVWRAWMKRQARRAIRSGGGIITVSEYSKQDIHRHLNVPLNHLHVIYNTPAPHVDPDGSNHDPEALARLGIHGPFILNVGRRDPYKNVDGLVRAFAAVRNRFADVPRGLQLVIVGQPDPRYPEAEREADRLGLGDAVVFADYVDDAVLGQLYGQATLLAMPSLYEGFGLPAVEAMRAGTPVVAGSVASLPEVVGDAALLFDAHRPDALAEAIHKVLVDHELQKILSERGLARADSFTLEGFGRAHLGLYERLLGKPDASA is encoded by the coding sequence ATGGGGATGATTCTCATCGATGGGCGCACCATCGGCCCGCACCTCTCGGGCATCGGGCGCTACACGCTCAACCTGCTGGCCGGCCTCGACGCGGCGCACGCCCAAAGCCCACTGCAAGGCGGCCGGGTGCGGGTCTGGATGCAGCCGCAGGTGTTGCAGAGCCCGGCGGTGCCCGACGCGATCAAGCGCAGCGGTGCGCTGGACCTGATCGAATACCCGGACGCGCCGCAGCGGTTCTCGAGCATGGCCCGGGGCCACCGCGAGTTGCGGCGGCTGGGCGTGGAACTCGTGCACTGCCCGGATGTATTCGTGCCTTGGCGGACATCTTGCCGGCGGGTGGTCACGGTGCACGACGTGATCCCCCTGGTCTGCCGGGGACAACTCAAGAAAAGCCGCAAGCAGAAGTTCCGCATCGTGTGGCGGGCGTGGATGAAACGCCAGGCCCGCCGGGCGATCCGTTCCGGCGGCGGCATCATCACCGTCAGCGAATACTCCAAGCAGGACATCCACCGCCACCTCAACGTGCCGCTGAATCACTTGCACGTGATCTACAACACGCCCGCCCCCCACGTCGATCCGGACGGATCAAACCACGACCCCGAAGCGCTCGCACGGCTGGGCATCCACGGCCCGTTCATCCTCAACGTCGGCCGACGCGACCCGTACAAAAACGTCGATGGCCTGGTCCGCGCTTTTGCGGCGGTGCGCAACCGTTTTGCGGATGTGCCCCGGGGGCTGCAGCTCGTCATCGTCGGCCAGCCCGACCCGCGCTACCCCGAGGCGGAGCGTGAAGCGGACCGGCTGGGCCTGGGCGACGCCGTGGTGTTTGCGGATTACGTGGACGACGCGGTGCTGGGTCAGCTGTACGGGCAGGCGACGCTGCTGGCGATGCCGAGCTTGTACGAAGGGTTCGGCCTGCCCGCGGTGGAGGCGATGCGTGCGGGGACGCCGGTGGTGGCCGGATCGGTGGCGTCGCTGCCGGAGGTGGTGGGCGACGCGGCGTTGCTGTTCGATGCCCACCGACCCGATGCGCTCGCCGAGGCGATCCACAAGGTGCTGGTCGATCACGAGCTGCAGAAGATACTGAGCGAGCGTGGCCTGGCCCGCGCCGACAGCTTCACCCTGGAGGGTTTTGGCCGTGCGCACCTGGGGTTGTACGAGCGGTTGCTGGGTAAACCCGATGCGTCAGCTTAA
- a CDS encoding class I SAM-dependent methyltransferase, whose amino-acid sequence MTQFSQSLEQGNPLQNKPAVSTCKVCGGRAPMVFGLPSSKLAGRDIPDLPDDCPYYRCENCKFLFAHLLDDIDNTQVYDESYWDNQDPDWGGRVNQTLRLIMMSNLLLNRLPWEMEICDFGCGMGTFIEMGREHLGLKAWGFDIIQPKFGKDYFLDTMPEQRFDIVTACEVIEHLPDPVAMIEPAIKSLKPGGVFAFQTAVYEPESCGRDWWYLGPANGHISLYSRGAFDHLFEKFGGTRRLLYDNYPGVQAWQIGGTPDPTVKRAAPRKDVIKRIARRFKKY is encoded by the coding sequence TTGACGCAGTTCAGCCAATCCCTCGAACAGGGCAACCCGCTCCAGAACAAGCCGGCCGTGTCCACCTGCAAAGTCTGCGGGGGCCGGGCGCCCATGGTTTTTGGCTTGCCGTCATCCAAACTCGCCGGGCGCGACATCCCCGACCTGCCCGACGACTGCCCGTACTACCGCTGCGAGAACTGCAAGTTCCTCTTCGCCCACCTGCTCGACGACATCGACAACACCCAGGTCTACGACGAGAGCTACTGGGACAATCAGGACCCCGACTGGGGCGGCCGGGTTAATCAGACGCTGCGGCTGATCATGATGTCGAACCTGCTGCTCAACCGCCTGCCGTGGGAGATGGAGATCTGCGACTTCGGCTGCGGGATGGGCACGTTCATCGAGATGGGACGCGAGCACCTCGGGCTCAAGGCCTGGGGCTTCGACATTATCCAGCCCAAGTTCGGCAAGGACTACTTCCTCGACACCATGCCCGAGCAGCGTTTCGACATCGTCACCGCGTGTGAGGTCATCGAACACCTGCCCGACCCCGTGGCGATGATCGAACCGGCGATCAAGTCGCTCAAGCCCGGCGGCGTGTTCGCCTTCCAGACCGCGGTCTACGAGCCCGAGTCCTGCGGACGCGACTGGTGGTACCTCGGCCCGGCCAACGGGCACATTTCGCTGTACTCCCGCGGCGCGTTCGACCACCTCTTCGAGAAGTTCGGCGGCACCCGTCGCCTGCTCTACGACAACTACCCCGGCGTCCAGGCCTGGCAGATCGGCGGCACGCCCGACCCCACCGTGAAACGGGCCGCACCACGTAAAGACGTAATCAAACGCATCGCCCGCCGATTCAAGAAGTATTGA
- a CDS encoding FkbM family methyltransferase translates to MRRTVMGLLRDILKEIQYLRNNGMSCYLGNDTVLTQVRGFKMVCPSDDMGGTPHLILDGNWELAVTKIFEGCIKPGMTVLDIGANIGYFTLHAARSVGPEGKVYAFEPEQRNLWYLRHNLMLNGHHWAEVVDKALWKEAGTMTLRTLEDYCGGHTLVGVDPAQLQEDQMVQVPTITLDEFLGDNKKVDVIKMDAEGAEPFILEGMKQTLEANPTIKILMEFAPEFVTGAGLDYHEYLRGIEAMGFSIGLIDWDVKVKPIDLDKLDEFLPTRIWPQMLMLERG, encoded by the coding sequence ATGAGACGAACCGTGATGGGTCTCTTGCGAGACATCCTCAAAGAAATCCAGTATCTGCGCAACAACGGCATGTCCTGCTACCTGGGCAATGATACCGTGCTGACCCAGGTGCGCGGGTTCAAGATGGTGTGCCCGTCCGACGACATGGGCGGCACCCCGCACCTCATCCTCGACGGCAACTGGGAACTGGCGGTCACCAAGATTTTTGAGGGCTGCATCAAGCCGGGCATGACCGTGTTGGATATCGGTGCGAACATCGGCTACTTCACGCTCCACGCCGCCCGCAGCGTCGGCCCGGAAGGCAAGGTCTACGCCTTCGAGCCCGAGCAGCGCAACCTCTGGTACCTCCGCCACAACCTCATGCTCAACGGGCACCACTGGGCGGAGGTCGTCGACAAGGCGCTCTGGAAAGAGGCGGGCACGATGACGCTGCGCACCCTCGAAGACTACTGCGGGGGGCACACCCTGGTGGGGGTCGACCCGGCTCAGCTACAGGAAGACCAGATGGTCCAGGTCCCTACGATCACGCTGGATGAATTCCTGGGCGACAACAAGAAGGTCGATGTGATCAAGATGGACGCCGAGGGCGCCGAGCCGTTCATCCTCGAAGGCATGAAGCAGACCCTCGAGGCTAACCCGACGATCAAGATCCTGATGGAGTTCGCCCCCGAGTTCGTCACCGGAGCGGGCCTGGACTACCACGAGTATCTGCGTGGGATCGAAGCGATGGGCTTTTCCATCGGCCTGATCGACTGGGACGTCAAGGTCAAGCCGATCGACCTCGACAAGCTGGACGAGTTCCTGCCCACCCGCATCTGGCCGCAGATGTTGATGCTCGAACGGGGCTAA
- a CDS encoding ABC transporter permease, with product MAGPMSMRLPHRVEYARDLLWVLVLKELRVRYKRTVLGYSWSLLQPLAFATVYYLVFKQFLRVPTGDVPYTVFLICGLFSWQWFANGVNASTYALVSNAPLITKVKFPRVYAVLSGCMNDLTHFLLSMPVVLLVVLGLGQSAHVSWLWQFPLILLIQLVLVVGLSLLCATLTLFLRDLERLVSIGVLMLFHLTPVVYPESLIPARFQWVLYANPMGAMTVNWREMLLHGRLDPAMLGVSSLMAVVALAVGVAVFTKLQPRFAEVV from the coding sequence ATGGCGGGCCCGATGTCGATGCGTCTGCCTCACCGAGTTGAATACGCCCGGGACCTGCTCTGGGTGCTGGTCCTCAAGGAACTGCGGGTCCGCTACAAGCGGACCGTGCTGGGGTACAGCTGGTCGCTGCTTCAGCCGTTGGCTTTCGCGACGGTGTATTACCTGGTGTTTAAACAGTTCCTGCGTGTGCCCACCGGCGATGTGCCGTACACGGTGTTTCTGATCTGCGGGCTGTTCTCCTGGCAGTGGTTTGCCAACGGGGTGAACGCCTCGACCTACGCGCTGGTCAGCAACGCGCCGCTCATCACGAAGGTGAAGTTCCCCCGGGTTTACGCGGTGCTGAGCGGTTGCATGAACGACCTCACGCACTTCCTCCTCTCGATGCCGGTGGTGCTTTTGGTGGTGCTCGGGCTGGGGCAGTCCGCGCATGTGTCCTGGCTCTGGCAGTTCCCGTTGATCCTGTTGATCCAGTTGGTGTTGGTGGTGGGGCTGTCGCTGTTGTGTGCGACGTTGACCCTGTTTCTGCGGGACCTGGAGCGTTTGGTCTCGATCGGGGTGTTGATGCTGTTCCACCTGACGCCGGTGGTGTATCCCGAGTCGTTGATCCCGGCGCGGTTCCAGTGGGTGCTGTATGCCAACCCGATGGGGGCGATGACGGTGAACTGGCGTGAGATGCTGTTGCACGGCCGGCTGGACCCAGCCATGTTGGGCGTTTCGTCGCTGATGGCGGTGGTGGCGTTAGCGGTCGGGGTGGCGGTGTTCACGAAATTGCAGCCGAGGTTTGCCGAAGTTGTCTGA